The following nucleotide sequence is from Ailuropoda melanoleuca isolate Jingjing chromosome 12, ASM200744v2, whole genome shotgun sequence.
CTAATGAGTGTGAAGTCTGATTGCTGTCATTTGTGATTAGGCATCCCCTCAGTCATTGTTTCCCAAAACCTCACACATCCGGTCTTTCGCAAATCCCAGTACTTCCCCCTCCAAGCATTGTCTCCCACTGCTGGCACCCACTTTACACTTGGCTAACTGCCCCCAGCTCTGCTTTGCTTCCCATCACCCCCCCCCCTTACAGGCTTTCCCCACTCAGCAGGCAGGATAATCTTTACAACCATTGATTAAATCATTCTCCTCCCTTGTTTTGAATCCTCCAAGGGCCTCCTGTTGAGAATAGAATGTAATCCAAACTCCTCAACCGGCTCCCACAAGATCTGGCTGAGCCTGTCCAAACTCACCCAGCACTCACTCTGAAGCTCATTCCACTCCCAACTTCATTCCTCTTTGTGTTGTTGTGTTCTTCCCCAGGACCTTTACACTTGCTGTGGTTTTTTTCCGGCTTAGAACGCCTTTGCTCACGTATCTGGCCCCTTGCCATTCAAATCTTAGATTAAGTGTCTTATACTCtgttctgattaccccccccatTCAACCCATTGAGGAAGGAGGGATATCCCACTCTAAATGATTTTAGATAGCTGAACACATGACACCAAACACAGGACATATGAGACTGACAACGGTTTCACGTACTCACAGCCCAGGGGAGGAGACCCCACGCACCACGCAGGTCTCGCAGGGCTGCACTCAGGAATACAGTGAACCAGCAGGAGCTGTGGGAGGCAGGCTTTGTAGACACAGGAGCATGCGTGCTTTGTGATTCctgaaaaaggatgagattgaCTGTTTGATTTCATGGGCTAGCAGGGAACTGGAACTTGTGAGAATGAGGACCAGGTGAGGTACAGTAGGTCTAGGAGATGGGGATGAGGTGGGGGGCAGCTGGTCTACTTCTGCTAGGAAAACCAGCACCTAGTGGGACAGGCTCCCACCAGGTGGGGTCATACCTGGCCAGAGCACCCGAACTCACACTTAGGCTCACACTTTGGGGTCCTGTGAGGCTCAAAGATGCCCAGGAAGCACTTGGAATTTTTGCTCTTACATCTACAGAAAAGTCTTTCCTGGCCGCCCAAACTAAAATACTACTTTCAAGCACTCTGTTGTGTACCCTAGTTTAATTGTAGATACAACCTTCATCATTATCTGAAGTTATAtgaagtgtttatttatttatttttaaaagattttatccattcatttgcaaGAAAGACATTACATGagtgggtggagggcagagggagaggtggaagcagactctgcattgaccCCAGAGCAGCGGAcgtgggtctggatcccaggacccctagatcatgacctgagccaaagtcagacgcttaaccgcctgagccacccaggcacctctgaagtgtttattttttatgtgctCAACTCCCCACACCACTGGAATGTAAGGTCCGTGGAACAGAGCCCTTGTTTACTGCTGTGTATCCAATGCGAGCAAAATTTGCCTGGATAACACCAGTGCcaagtatatgtatatttgttggatggatggatggatggatggatggatgggtgggtgggtgcatGGATGGATGAGACACAGCCGAGGactgaagaagagggagagaatccaagcTGACACAACTTCCTGCCTGAGGGCATTTGTTGGATGGAGGGAGGTGCCAATCACCATGATGTGTGCCGAGGAAGGAGAGCGGGTTATGAAGGACAGTGTTTTCAACAGCAGTGCATGTGAGGTGACCATGGGTGGGCAGAGAGTTATCGTGTAGACAGTTTGACATAACagtcactaatatttttaaaattgacataCAAGTTATATCCGTTTCAGGTGTGCACAGTAGCTAATATTATTGTGAGCTAGCCAGAAAAATGCTTGCTGATCTCCTAAAATGTCTCTTCCAGGTACTCCACCTGGTGGCCCGTCCTCCCTGGGGAGCCAGTCAGCATGTTCTCTGGAAGTCTTTCCTGGAGCTCCAAGAAGAGGTGAGCTATGAGCCTTGTAGCTTGTAGAACGCACAAGGCTACACGCAGCAGACTCCAACGGAGTAGATCAAgcaaaaaaaagatgtttatttgaTGTTTGCTTATAATAGGAACTCCTGGGCTGGGTGGTTGCAGAGTTGATGTTGTAGGTCAACAACACCGTCAAAGCCCCAACTTCTTGCTGGTTCATTTACCCTGAGACTTGTCACCTCACAGTTGCAAGATGGCAGCCAAACCATGCAAGTGAATTCCAagcaggggagaaaagagagacagaaggatTTCTTCCTTGAGAGAGTATTGATTCATTcagtaataaaatcaataagcttCCCCCTTCCCAGTGGCCATCCCCCCCCATTGGTCGGGACTGGTGCACATTCCCAGACCAGCCACTGGAAACAGGGAATGAGATTGCTCATGACTGGTTTAGCCAACATTCATCCCCTGGGGCTTGTGAAGGGACAGCATTCACTGGGATCGAGGGACCAGCACCCATTACCTTAATAGAATCAGGATTGTTGGCAAGGAAGAAATGAGCATAGGCTGCTGGACAGACAGCACCACCGTCAGCAATAACCCCCATGATTTGGACACCCTTTCAAGGCACCTTAATGCACCGGGCATAGCACATGGCCAATATATTGTAACACCGTCTTTGTTCTCGTCCTTATTTTaagcttttctattttcctaatgTTCTCTGTGTCTCAAAATAAGAACACTTTCTCTACAGGAAAAGACTAAGACTTTTACAGAATCCAAACATTACTGTCACAATTATCTTTGTTcaattgaaaaatgttttctacatGAAATACAATCTCTGTTGACAAAAGAGAAGGACGGTTGGTGTATTTATGAACCTAGAagtattaatatgtattaatatgcATTAAGGGAGCTAATAAAACTACTTTaccaaaagatgaatggataaacaaaatatggtatatatacatataatgggatattattcagacttaaaaaggaatgaaatcctgaTACTTGCTACAGCAGGGAtatactttgaaaacattatgataAGTCAAAAGAGCCAACACAAAAAGGCAGACCCTGTGTGATTTCACCTACATGAGGTCCCTAAAGTAATCACATTCATGAGAGAGGAAGTGGGACGGTGgccgccaggggctgggggaggaggaggaatgagGAGTTAGCGTTTCGTAGGCACAGAGTTTCCATTGAGcatgatggaaaagttctggaaatggttAGTGGTCATGACTGCACAGCGTTGTGAATGATGTAATGTCACTGAGTCCATCAAAcccttcaaaatggttaaaatgctaaatatttacTACGTATTTTACTACGGTCACAAATAAGAGAGTACACGCGTTCCTTTTgagagagtcctgggatcaaatttAGATCTCTGGTTTACCTTCCTTAGGGCAGCATTAGGGGGGCTCTGCTGACATCCAAATATAAAAGGATACATTTTTGTCTGGACCAGGGTCCCCCTACCTGGGCAGCACTGGCAGTTTGGGCTGGACCATTCTCCGTTGTGGGGCGTCCTGGACACTGTAAGACGTtgaacagcatccctggcctccacccactaggtGGCGGtagcctgcccccaccccccaggtgcTGCAGCCAAAAATATGTCCAGACCTTGCCAGAAAGCcccgcgggggtggggggacaccatCACCTTGCTGAGCACCGCTGTTCTGGATTATGCAGTCACTTCTACACCAAGTAGAATTCCCAAAGAGACTTTAAGCACGGAATTTATGGAACGGATAAGTTCTCTGGTGCAGGTACCTATCTGCCTTTTCTCAAAGGGGACACAGAAAACGTGGCAGCACTGCCTTCTCAAACTTAAACATGCATGCAAATCTTGCAGCAGTCTTGTTAGAActgcagtttctgattcagtaggtgggGAGTGGAGCTCAAGTTTGCATTTCCCACCAGGTCCTTGTGAGCCCACAAGGGGCGGGATTTCAGTGTCTCTTCACTGGGAGGCCCGAGGGAACCGGGGGCTGAGACCGACATGCTCCCTAGATGCCCTTGTGGTCTTCCATCAGCTCCTGGGCGGGGACCACCGTCTGAGTAGCAAGGATAGAACACTGTGCCTCAGGACAGTTCCACGTCAGTGCCTCTGCTTCCCAAGCAAAGGGGAGATCTTTATAGAGAAGTACCACGGTTCCTGGGCTCCATCCAGAAAAACCGTCCCATGGATATTGTGGAACAAGTAGGCAGCAGACCGCGGTTGGCTTTGACTCATGAATCTGTGAACGGTTGCTGATGAGTCTCCCACGGACCCCTCCTTCCTCTCCGTTAGATCCCCAGGAAACCTACAGGGACTATGTCCGCAGGAAGTTCCGGCTGATGGAAGACCGCAATGCACGCCTGGGGGAATGCGTCAACCTCAGCCTCAGGTACACCCGCCTTCTCCTGGTGAAGGAGCACTCAAATCCCATGCGGGCCCAGCAGAAGCTCTTGGACACGAGCTGGGGCCAGGCGAGAACCCTGGGACACCAGGCCAGCTTCATCCAGATGGAGACCCTCTTTGAGCCCGACGAGGAGCGCCCCGAGCCGCCACGCACGGTGGTCCTGCAGGGAGCAGCGGGGATGGGCAAGTCCATGCTGGCCCACAAGGTGATGCTGGACTGGGCTGACGGCAGGCTCTTCCAGGACAGGTTCGATTACGTCTTCTACGTCAACTGCAGGGAGATGAACCAGGGCACCGCCGAGCAGAGCGCCCAAGACCTCATCTCCAGCTGCTGGCCTGAGCCCAGCGTGCCCCTCCAGGAGCTCGTCCGAGCCCCCGAGCGTCTCCTGTTCATCATTGATGGCTTTGATGAGCTAAAACCCTCTTTCCACGACCCTCAGGGCCCCTGGTGCCTCTGCTGGGAGGAGAAGCGGCCCACAGAGCTTCTCCTTTGCAGCCTGATTCGGAAGAAGCTGCTGCCCGAGCTGTCGCTGCTCATCACCAGCAGGCCCACGGCTCTGGAGAGGCTCCACCGCTGGCTGGAGCACCCCAGGCACGTGGAGATCCTGGGCTTCtctgaggcagaaaggaaggagtaCTTCTACAAGTACTTCCACGATGCAGAGCAGGCCCGGCAGGTCTTCCATTTCGTGAGGGACAACGAGCCCCTCTTCACTCTGTGCTTTGTCCCCATGGTGTGCTGGGTCGTTTGCACCTGCCTCAAGCAGCAGCTGGAGGACGGGGGGCTTCTGAGACAGACGTCCAGGACCACGACCGCGGTGTACGTGCTCTACCTCCTGAGTCTGATGCAGCCCAAGCCGGGGAGCCCgaccctccagcccctgcccgACCAGAGAGGGCTGTGCTCGTTGGCGGCCGACGGCCTCTGGAATCGGAAAGTCCTGTTCGAGGAGCGGGACCTCCGGAAGCACGGCCTCGACGGGGCGGACGTGTCTTCCTTCCTCAATGTGAACATCTTCCAGAAAGACATCCACCGTGCCAAGTTCCACAGCTTCATCCACCTGAGCTTCCAGGAGCTCTTCGCGGCCATGTACTACCTCCTGGACCCCGGGGAGATGGGGTCCGGCCCGGAGCAGAACGTGACCAGGCTGCTGGCCGAGTACGGCTTTTCGGACCGGAGCTTCGTGGCGCTCACCGTCCGCTTCCTGTTCGGACTCCTGAACGAGGACACGAGGAGCTACCTGGAGAAGAGCCTTGGCTGGAAGGTCTCGCCTCACGTCAAGGCGGAGCTGCTGCGCTGCATCCAAGGCAAAGCCCAGAGCGAGGGCTCGACTCTGCGGCAGGGCGCCCTGGAGCTCTTCAGCTGCCTGTACGAGATCCAGGAGGAGCGCTTCATCCGGCAGGCGCTGAGCCACTTCCAGGTGGTCGTGGTGGGCAACATGGCCACCAAGATGGAGCACGTGATTGCCTCCTTCTGCGTGCAGAGCTGCCGGCACGCCCTGGTGCTGCACTTGCATGGGGCTGCCTACAGCACGGACGAGGACGATGGGGGGAGACGGGCTCCGGGGCCCCAGACGCTACCGGCACCGTCGTAAGTACTCGGTGGGGCTCGCTCTCCAGGTTCCTGCTCTCGGCCAGGTTGGTGTTCTCAGCTGGGGCTGGTGTGGCCGCCACCCCAGGACATACGTGGCAATATGTGGACAAATGCTGGGTCGTCACAACTAGAGGAAGTGGGGGTGCTATGGTATTTggagggtgggggccagggatgTGGCAAAGACACCCCAGAGTGCCCAGGATGGCCCCCCACCACAGAGGATGGTCTGGCCCCAAAGGTCCACAGTGTCCAGATGAGTGTCCTGCTCTTAAACAACTCATTTGGACTAAGTCGGGACCCCAGTCAAGGAGACCGTATCCAGCCCACAAATATTATCAAGGGTGCTTTTCTACAGGGTGCAGACAATGTGAGCAGACCAGCAGTGCCCTGCCAGCCCAGACATCCtaatgggaagggagagagacaaagaacagtaaatacataaacaggcaaacaaacaaaaaatgatcaTTCAGGTAGTTTCAGTAGAGAAAAgcattataaggaaaataaaacagggtggTATAAGAGACAGTGATTTGGAGGGCTGGGTATGAAgggggggatggaggaaggaagctCGGAGGAAGTGATTCTTTTGGCTTTTCGGCTAAGGCTCTGTGTTGGTTTGGATTCCCCGAATGGTAATCTTAGGCACGAAGAGCTGAATGTAAGTAAAATAGAGAAGGGAAATCATCCTTTTTCCTGCTACCCTCTTAGGCCTTGTATGGAGGCCTGTAAATTAAAcagacaaaagacagattaacagagaaaaacaaagacgTTATTAGATGTTTAtgagttctggggtgcctgggtggctcagtcagtagagcatgtgacttttgatcttagggtcatgagttcaagccctgcgttaggcataaaagaaataaaaagaaagtttattagTTCGTCCTCACTTACACCTGGGAATCCTCAGAGAGGAGTAACTCAACGGCCGGTTAGAATCTGTAACACAAGAACAATACATTTTTAGAGAAGTagcaagacaaaggaaaaggacacTGAGTTTTTCCAGAGGTTAATTGTGGTAAGGCAGAAATATGCGGGAAGCTAATGGGCTGATATGTTTGTGCAGGTCTGACTTGGATCTCTAGGGGAGGAatattctcttcttccctctttgggTCTCTGGCGGNCAAAGGAAAAGGACACTGAGTTTTTCCAGAGGTTAATTGTGGGAAGGCAGAAATATGCGGGAAGCTAATGGGCTGACATGTTTGTGCAGGTCTGACTTGGATCTCTAGGGGAGGAatattctcttcttccctctttgggTCTCTGGCGGGCCTAGGAATTAAACTGACATGTGACAGATTCACAGGAGAAAAGCAGACACAGTTTATTGAATTTTCACATGGGCCTGGGAGCCTGTACCAGGGCACGAAGCTCTCATACATTCGGATAAAAGACCATCAACTTGTAAAGAACTGACAGGCCATCTGAGGACATGTCAGGCTCAATTCCAAATCAGCTTTATCATGCCGTTACATAGAGAGCTACGTTAAAGGATCTCTGAAAttaggggtgcccggctggctcagtcagttaagcgtccgactcttaatgtcgcctcaggtcttgatctcagggtcctgggatcgagtcctgcgtggggctctcCGCTCCGTGGGGcatctgcttgtctccctcttcctctgcccctcccccacatcatGTGCATTTGCTCTCgcatgctttctctaaaataaataacatctttaaaaagaaatggataggggcgcctgggtggcacagcggttaatcgtctgccttcggctcagggcgtgatcccggcgttatgggattgagccccacgtctggctcctctgctatgagcctgcttcttcctctcccactccccctgcttgtgttccctctctcactggctgtctctatctctgtcgaataaataataaaatctttaaaaaaaaataaaataaaataaaaaaaataaaaagaaatggataaataaaatgaaagatctCTGAAATTAGGGGtgcacctggctcagtcagtggagcatgtgactcttgaccttggggtcatgagtttgagccccacatggggcatagagtttacttaaaaaagaaagaaaagaattgacaagacaaagggCTTTGGGCTGGGGAGCAGTCCATGGTGAAGAAGTAACAAGGTTGTTTACCTAGGTTTCGTGGCCCGGACTTCACTCTCTAGTGGTCAGGttgcctcccttccttctggtACAGGGAGGAGACCCTTCACGTGCGAGACTGATCTGCTCTCAGGGAAGAAGGGCCAGATGGTGGTGGGGTAGGGGGTCAGggaccctcctgcctctgcctctttctcacaCTCCTTCAGCTCAAGACATCTGAGGTGCCGCCTCTTGGGGAAGTGTGTTCTGAACCCCAGTGGCACCACATTTCCATCTTCTCTGCCATAAAACCTGCCGAGGAAAGGGATTTATGGCAGTCCTCACTTTCAGAAGTGTCACATAAAGGAAGTTCTGGGAAGTCTTCTTTCTGAATCTCGTTTGCCTtaaactcaaaataatccttatgccacagtggcatatttgggggtggCATATCCTGGTCCCCCAGAGCACTTTCTTTCGGAGGTGACCCCAGACagtagagaagagaaggaagggaggcagccaACAGAGGGAACATCATTGGGCGGGTCACTAATGGGACCTGGAGGtatgccccagcccctcctcggGCAGGGGAGCATGGGTCTTGAGTTGTACCCAGTCAAGTTGGGGTGTCAGCCCCCAGGGTCTCCCAGTCTGCTCACCAAATGTCCGCTACTGACCTCAGTGAGGAGATGAGGCAGCCATAGGAACATTTAGGAAGGAGAGGTGTCCTAGGGCCAGGGGTACAGGTGGTAGGGATCGATGTGCGGACATCCCACTCTGACTGGAGGCTTACTTCCACTTGCCCACTCTGCCCTGCTCTGCACGACTCTTCATCCCACGTGGAGGCAAAATTCTGCTAAGCAGGATCTTCCCTGCCCCAGATGCCCTAAATGTGCCCTAAATGTGGGGCCACGTGCCTCGGACCTTCTGTTAGCACGCTCCAGGATGCAGCAGGGGGTGAAGGTCAGGGGCCCGGGGCTTGGAATCACACGCACACCGGTTAGCATCCCGACTCCACCGCTCACGAGCTGTCACTTCTGCTGGTCAAGCCTCGGTGTTTCtggacagaaaatgaaattaaaactccTACCTTTTCAGGTTCGTTGTAAAGGCTCAATGCTGGGTTGCATACAGGGTCAGAAGCCAACAGATGTTAGATGTCACCTTTTCATGACATTTTCGTAACAGCGTAGACACTCTGAGTACAGTGATTTGTTAGACCCACCAGCTCCATTGTGGTTAAAGCCTCTAGGGCTTTGGGgtcccatatttatttatttatctctctctctcacacataattatatatattattatctattatatataattattatatatagttatatgtataattatatatgtactaTAAACATagggttttttatttaaaaatttttttaaattattttttaagattttatttatttatttggggtggcagagggagagcaagagagagaaactcaagcagactccatgctgggggtgaaccccaatgtggggctcgatctcacgaccctgagatcatgacctgagccaaaagcaagagtaacacgcttaaccgactgagccacccgggcgcctcTAAACCTAGGTTTTAGGACAGACTATATAACTAGAAGTAAATCACGAGCCTTACCGGCCTCATGTCATACCCTGTGCCATGTGAGTCTGCCTGTTCTCAATCCCAGACCG
It contains:
- the NLRP12 gene encoding NACHT, LRR and PYD domains-containing protein 12 isoform X1, coding for MPRAPASDGLCRLSAYLEELEAVELKKFKLYLGTEAVASRIPWGRLEPAGPLDTARLLVAHCGPDAAWPLALGLFQRINRRDLWERGQREEPLRGTPPGGPSSLGSQSACSLEVFPGAPRRDPQETYRDYVRRKFRLMEDRNARLGECVNLSLRYTRLLLVKEHSNPMRAQQKLLDTSWGQARTLGHQASFIQMETLFEPDEERPEPPRTVVLQGAAGMGKSMLAHKVMLDWADGRLFQDRFDYVFYVNCREMNQGTAEQSAQDLISSCWPEPSVPLQELVRAPERLLFIIDGFDELKPSFHDPQGPWCLCWEEKRPTELLLCSLIRKKLLPELSLLITSRPTALERLHRWLEHPRHVEILGFSEAERKEYFYKYFHDAEQARQVFHFVRDNEPLFTLCFVPMVCWVVCTCLKQQLEDGGLLRQTSRTTTAVYVLYLLSLMQPKPGSPTLQPLPDQRGLCSLAADGLWNRKVLFEERDLRKHGLDGADVSSFLNVNIFQKDIHRAKFHSFIHLSFQELFAAMYYLLDPGEMGSGPEQNVTRLLAEYGFSDRSFVALTVRFLFGLLNEDTRSYLEKSLGWKVSPHVKAELLRCIQGKAQSEGSTLRQGALELFSCLYEIQEERFIRQALSHFQVVVVGNMATKMEHVIASFCVQSCRHALVLHLHGAAYSTDEDDGGRRAPGPQTLPAPSPEKHLLPEAYSKQLAAALSTNPNLTELVLYRNALGSRGVRLLCQGLRHPGCKLQNLSLKRCCVPSSACQDLAAALVANRSLTRVDLSCNGLGLPGVRLLCEGLQHPGCRLQAIQLRKCQLEAGACREIASVLSTNRHLVELDLTGNVLEDLGLRLLCQGLRHPGCRLQILWLKICHLTAAACEELASTLAVNRSLMELDLSLNDLGDPGALLLCEGLRHPQCSLQTVRLGICRLSSATCEGICTVLRVNPHLRELDLSFNDLGDTGMWPLCEGLRHPTCRLQKLWLDSCGLTAKACEDLSSALGVSQTLTELYLTNNALGNAGVRLLCKGLSHPGCKLQVLWLFGMPLNKTTHRRLAALRLMKPHLDIGC
- the NLRP12 gene encoding NACHT, LRR and PYD domains-containing protein 12 isoform X3, yielding MPRAPASDGLCRLSAYLEELEAVELKKFKLYLGTEAVASRIPWGRLEPAGPLDTARLLVAHCGPDAAWPLALGLFQRINRRDLWERGQREEPLRGTPPGGPSSLGSQSACSLEVFPGAPRRDPQETYRDYVRRKFRLMEDRNARLGECVNLSLRYTRLLLVKEHSNPMRAQQKLLDTSWGQARTLGHQASFIQMETLFEPDEERPEPPRTVVLQGAAGMGKSMLAHKVMLDWADGRLFQDRFDYVFYVNCREMNQGTAEQSAQDLISSCWPEPSVPLQELVRAPERLLFIIDGFDELKPSFHDPQGPWCLCWEEKRPTELLLCSLIRKKLLPELSLLITSRPTALERLHRWLEHPRHVEILGFSEAERKEYFYKYFHDAEQARQVFHFVRDNEPLFTLCFVPMVCWVVCTCLKQQLEDGGLLRQTSRTTTAVYVLYLLSLMQPKPGSPTLQPLPDQRGLCSLAADGLWNRKVLFEERDLRKHGLDGADVSSFLNVNIFQKDIHRAKFHSFIHLSFQELFAAMYYLLDPGEMGSGPEQNVTRLLAEYGFSDRSFVALTVRFLFGLLNEDTRSYLEKSLGWKVSPHVKAELLRCIQGKAQSEGSTLRQGALELFSCLYEIQEERFIRQALSHFQVVVVGNMATKMEHVIASFCVQSCRHALVLHLHGAAYSTDEDDGGRRAPGPQTLPAPSPEKHLLPEAYSKQLAAALSTNPNLTELVLYRNALGSRGVRLLCQGLRHPGCKLQNLSLKRCCVPSSACQDLAAALVANRSLTRVDLSCNGLGLPGVRLLCEGLQHPGCRLQAIQLRKCQLEAGACREIASVLSTNRHLVELDLTGNVLEDLGLRLLCQGLRHPGCRLQILWLKICHLTAAACEELASTLAVNRSLMELDLSLNDLGDPGALLLCEGLRHPQCSLQTVRSVNIFLSE
- the NLRP12 gene encoding NACHT, LRR and PYD domains-containing protein 12 isoform X4, whose translation is MPRAPASDGLCRLSAYLEELEAVELKKFKLYLGTEAVASRIPWGRLEPAGPLDTARLLVAHCGPDAAWPLALGLFQRINRRDLWERGQREEPLRGTPPGGPSSLGSQSACSLEVFPGAPRRDPQETYRDYVRRKFRLMEDRNARLGECVNLSLRYTRLLLVKEHSNPMRAQQKLLDTSWGQARTLGHQASFIQMETLFEPDEERPEPPRTVVLQGAAGMGKSMLAHKVMLDWADGRLFQDRFDYVFYVNCREMNQGTAEQSAQDLISSCWPEPSVPLQELVRAPERLLFIIDGFDELKPSFHDPQGPWCLCWEEKRPTELLLCSLIRKKLLPELSLLITSRPTALERLHRWLEHPRHVEILGFSEAERKEYFYKYFHDAEQARQVFHFVRDNEPLFTLCFVPMVCWVVCTCLKQQLEDGGLLRQTSRTTTAVYVLYLLSLMQPKPGSPTLQPLPDQRGLCSLAADGLWNRKVLFEERDLRKHGLDGADVSSFLNVNIFQKDIHRAKFHSFIHLSFQELFAAMYYLLDPGEMGSGPEQNVTRLLAEYGFSDRSFVALTVRFLFGLLNEDTRSYLEKSLGWKVSPHVKAELLRCIQGKAQSEGSTLRQGALELFSCLYEIQEERFIRQALSHFQVVVVGNMATKMEHVIASFCVQSCRHALVLHLHGAAYSTDEDDGGRRAPGPQTLPAPSPEKHLLPEAYSKQLAAALSTNPNLTELVLYRNALGSRGVRLLCQGLRHPGCKLQNLSLKRCCVPSSACQDLAAALVANRSLTRVDLSCNGLGLPGVRLLCEGLQHPGCRLQAIQLRKCQLEAGACREIASVLSTNRHLVELDLTGNVLEDLGLRLLCQGLRHPGCRLQILCRLCTQHKAQTHKPEIKSHTLYQLNPPGTPTISPF
- the NLRP12 gene encoding NACHT, LRR and PYD domains-containing protein 12 isoform X2, giving the protein MPRAPASDGLCRLSAYLEELEAVELKKFKLYLGTEAVASRIPWGRLEPAGPLDTARLLVAHCGPDAAWPLALGLFQRINRRDLWERGQREEPLRGTPPGGPSSLGSQSACSLEVFPGAPRRDPQETYRDYVRRKFRLMEDRNARLGECVNLSLRYTRLLLVKEHSNPMRAQQKLLDTSWGQARTLGHQASFIQMETLFEPDEERPEPPRTVVLQGAAGMGKSMLAHKVMLDWADGRLFQDRFDYVFYVNCREMNQGTAEQSAQDLISSCWPEPSVPLQELVRAPERLLFIIDGFDELKPSFHDPQGPWCLCWEEKRPTELLLCSLIRKKLLPELSLLITSRPTALERLHRWLEHPRHVEILGFSEAERKEYFYKYFHDAEQARQVFHFVRDNEPLFTLCFVPMVCWVVCTCLKQQLEDGGLLRQTSRTTTAVYVLYLLSLMQPKPGSPTLQPLPDQRGLCSLAADGLWNRKVLFEERDLRKHGLDGADVSSFLNVNIFQKDIHRAKFHSFIHLSFQELFAAMYYLLDPGEMGSGPEQNVTRLLAEYGFSDRSFVALTVRFLFGLLNEDTRSYLEKSLGWKVSPHVKAELLRCIQGKAQSEGSTLRQGALELFSCLYEIQEERFIRQALSHFQVVVVGNMATKMEHVIASFCVQSCRHALVLHLHGAAYSTDEDDGGRRAPGPQTLPAPSPEKHLLPEAYSKQLAAALSTNPNLTELVLYRNALGSRGVRLLCQGLRHPGCKLQNLSLKRCCVPSSACQDLAAALVANRSLTRVDLSCNGLGLPGVRLLCEGLQHPGCRLQAIQLRKCQLEAGACREIASVLSTNRHLVELDLTGNVLEDLGLRLLCQGLRHPGCRLQILWLKICHLTAAACEELASTLAVNRSLMELDLSLNDLGDPGALLLCEGLRHPQCSLQTVRLGICRLSSATCEGICTVLRVNPHLRELDLSFNDLGDTGMWPLCEGLRHPTCRLQKLWLDSCGLTAKACEDLSSALGVSQTLTELYLTNNALGNAGVRLLCKGLSHPGCKLQVLCVQRRGGRTFCPR